The following proteins come from a genomic window of Oscillatoria sp. FACHB-1407:
- a CDS encoding cell division protein SepF, producing MQFFLNRLGNFSHPHHAYEYEDAAYSDDASYSTDYNRNYGHGYGAHYDRTGYDSYDNGHGDRYTDGSFYPDRQHYSSNDVNAHTRGNRPPHPYYSNSTDPRYSANAHSGVASKVTNIADAGHRVPEVLVIVPTSFEEIPHVVQALREYKSVVLNLAAMSPDYTQRTIDFITGGTHAMDGNCERIGEGIFLFTPNCVRVSNQNQTSSV from the coding sequence GTGCAATTCTTTTTGAACCGTCTTGGCAACTTCTCCCATCCCCACCATGCCTACGAATATGAAGATGCTGCCTACAGTGATGATGCAAGTTACAGCACTGATTACAACAGAAACTATGGTCATGGTTACGGTGCTCATTACGACCGTACTGGCTACGACAGCTACGACAATGGACATGGCGATCGCTACACGGATGGTTCCTTCTATCCAGATAGGCAGCACTATTCATCCAATGATGTAAATGCCCACACCAGGGGCAACCGTCCACCACATCCCTACTATTCAAATTCCACCGATCCAAGGTACTCAGCGAATGCCCATTCCGGTGTAGCCAGCAAAGTCACTAACATTGCCGATGCAGGACATCGAGTTCCTGAGGTGCTGGTCATCGTGCCGACCTCATTCGAAGAAATCCCGCATGTCGTTCAAGCGTTACGAGAGTACAAATCAGTTGTGCTCAATCTAGCGGCTATGAGTCCAGACTACACACAACGGACGATCGACTTTATCACAGGTGGGACGCATGCCATGGATGGAAATTGTGAACGCATTGGCGAGGGAATTTTTCTATTTACCCCTAACTGTGTTCGAGTCAGCAATCAAAATCAAACCAGTTCGGTTTAA
- a CDS encoding helix-turn-helix domain-containing protein, whose protein sequence is MQQFDVIRWKLNEVMARNRVRNKDLAEALDITENSVYRLRKVDEMPRLAPDRLNGICAALNCQPGDLLEWVPDDVKPAVVEEPSTSSAPQHLMQKVAKYCDQILALSWKGYKHYGPGAVVFTEAEDGPEIAYIERKRLLDPDCVTAIANNRPEESAVVLYYPDRNYDQNDYDVFTLTGPQSPPECYAMLYDE, encoded by the coding sequence ATGCAGCAATTTGACGTGATCCGCTGGAAGCTCAATGAGGTGATGGCTCGCAATCGGGTGCGGAACAAAGACCTTGCAGAGGCGTTAGACATTACGGAAAATTCTGTCTATCGGCTTCGCAAGGTGGATGAAATGCCTCGTCTGGCTCCCGATCGCCTAAATGGGATTTGTGCTGCCCTCAACTGTCAACCGGGCGACTTGTTGGAGTGGGTGCCTGATGATGTCAAACCTGCTGTGGTGGAGGAGCCATCAACCAGTTCAGCCCCACAACACCTGATGCAAAAAGTTGCAAAGTACTGCGATCAAATCCTGGCACTCTCCTGGAAAGGCTATAAGCACTATGGTCCTGGAGCCGTTGTGTTTACGGAAGCTGAAGACGGACCAGAGATTGCTTACATTGAGCGCAAACGGTTACTAGACCCTGATTGCGTTACAGCGATCGCCAATAATCGTCCAGAGGAGTCAGCCGTTGTGTTGTACTATCCCGATCGCAACTATGACCAGAATGACTACGATGTGTTTACCCTAACGGGACCTCAATCTCCACCAGAATGTTATGCGATGTTGTATGACGAATAG